The Micromonospora krabiensis genome window below encodes:
- a CDS encoding carbohydrate ABC transporter permease, whose protein sequence is MTVQLDARPPVAPTSGTRRRPPGGRFSRLDTRLSPYLYIAPFFLLFAVFGVYPLAYTFWVSLHDWDLLGSDHPFVGAENYTRLLADTDFWHAVVNTLGIFVISTVPQLLAALWLANLLNRTLRFRTGWRMSVLIPNVTSTAAVAIVFGVIFSREFGMVNWLLDLIGVGPVEWKSNRVASWVAISTMVDWRWTGYNALIFLAAMQAIPRDLYESAAIDGANRARQFWSITVPLLKPTIIFCVIISTIGGLQLFTEPRLFHSGTNPIRGGPLRESQTVTMYMFENAFAPHYNFGYGSAVAWLLFALIAVVAAVNVLIIRRLGGHTPVGRTRKGDLR, encoded by the coding sequence ATGACCGTCCAGCTCGACGCCCGCCCGCCGGTCGCACCGACGTCCGGCACCCGGCGCCGGCCACCGGGAGGCCGGTTCAGCCGGCTCGACACCCGGCTCTCGCCGTACCTCTACATCGCGCCGTTCTTCCTGCTCTTCGCCGTCTTCGGGGTCTACCCGCTGGCGTACACCTTCTGGGTGTCGCTGCACGACTGGGACCTGCTCGGCAGCGACCACCCGTTCGTCGGGGCGGAGAACTACACGCGGCTGCTGGCCGACACCGACTTCTGGCACGCGGTCGTCAACACGCTCGGCATCTTCGTCATCTCGACCGTCCCGCAGCTGCTGGCCGCGCTCTGGCTGGCCAACCTGCTCAACCGCACGCTCCGGTTCCGCACCGGCTGGCGGATGAGCGTCCTCATCCCCAACGTCACGTCCACCGCCGCGGTGGCGATCGTGTTCGGGGTGATCTTCAGCCGCGAGTTCGGCATGGTCAACTGGCTGCTCGACCTGATCGGGGTCGGCCCCGTCGAGTGGAAGTCGAACCGGGTCGCCTCCTGGGTGGCCATCTCGACGATGGTCGACTGGCGGTGGACCGGCTACAACGCGCTGATCTTCCTGGCCGCCATGCAGGCCATCCCCCGCGACCTGTACGAGTCGGCGGCCATCGACGGCGCCAACCGGGCCCGGCAGTTCTGGTCGATCACCGTGCCGCTGCTGAAGCCGACGATCATCTTCTGCGTCATCATCTCCACCATCGGCGGGCTCCAGCTCTTCACCGAGCCCCGGCTCTTCCACTCCGGCACCAACCCGATCCGGGGCGGACCACTGCGCGAGTCACAGACCGTGACCATGTACATGTTCGAGAACGCCTTCGCGCCGCACTACAACTTCGGCTACGGGTCCGCGGTCGCCTGGCTGCTCTTCGCGCTCATCGCCGTCGTCGCGGCCGTCAACGTGCTGATCATCCGGCGGCTCGGCGGGCACACGCCGGTGGGCCGGACCCGGAAGGGAGACCTGCGATGA
- a CDS encoding maleylpyruvate isomerase family mycothiol-dependent enzyme — protein MSRLHGTKDFWIGALRTEGPAFASAVAEAPPETPVLSCPGWTVADMTLHLGSIYHWVCGFAGSGLTTAPPARPQAVETPPGVAPLDYWQRGYDQLMTLFDGLDPEAPAWNWAPQPKRAGFWPRRMAHETAVHRWDAQLAIAAGEPIEAKLAADGVSEVLDTWLPAGRRRSPGQWHGVVQLSAVDAAQSWYLRLRGEGVALLDTDTILDHDDHHARVHVSGTASDLLLALWGRVSFDTLDVAGDPSLLNGLQPR, from the coding sequence ATGAGCAGACTGCACGGCACGAAGGACTTCTGGATCGGTGCGCTGCGGACGGAAGGCCCAGCCTTCGCCTCGGCGGTGGCGGAGGCGCCGCCGGAGACACCGGTCCTCTCTTGTCCCGGCTGGACCGTCGCCGACATGACCCTGCACCTCGGCAGCATCTACCACTGGGTCTGCGGCTTCGCCGGCTCCGGCCTGACCACCGCGCCGCCGGCCCGGCCGCAGGCCGTCGAGACGCCCCCCGGTGTCGCCCCGCTGGACTACTGGCAGCGCGGGTACGACCAGCTGATGACCCTGTTCGACGGTCTCGACCCGGAGGCTCCGGCGTGGAACTGGGCGCCGCAGCCGAAGCGGGCCGGCTTCTGGCCGCGCCGCATGGCCCACGAGACCGCGGTGCACCGTTGGGACGCGCAGCTCGCCATCGCGGCGGGTGAGCCGATCGAGGCGAAGCTCGCCGCCGACGGGGTGAGCGAGGTGCTGGACACCTGGCTCCCGGCGGGCCGGCGACGCAGTCCCGGCCAGTGGCACGGTGTGGTGCAGCTCTCCGCGGTCGACGCGGCGCAGTCCTGGTATCTGCGACTGCGCGGCGAGGGGGTCGCGCTGCTGGACACGGACACCATCCTCGATCACGACGACCACCACGCCCGGGTGCACGTCAGCGGCACCGCGAGCGATCTGCTGCTGGCCCTCTGGGGCCGGGTCAGCTTCGACACCCTGGACGTCGCCGGTGACCCGAGCCTGCTGAACGGCCTGCAACCCCGCTGA
- a CDS encoding SAM-dependent methyltransferase, giving the protein MAGAARRPYGVVTRGTTNPNRLRRVDNWIVATCGDLLRGAPDPLVVDLGYGATPVTAVELRARLAAGVRTDVRLVGLEIDPARVAAAEPAADPPGLTFARGGFELAGLRPVLVRAFNVLRQYDESEVPAAWRTMTAALAPGGVLVEGTCDELGRLGGWLLIDADGPRTLTLAARLATLESPAELAERLPKALIHRNVPGERVHDLIRALDDAWLAAAGYSPFGPRQRWLRAVQSLKNAGWPILDRPTRWRQGELTIPWPAVTPR; this is encoded by the coding sequence GTGGCAGGGGCGGCGCGGCGGCCGTACGGGGTGGTCACCCGGGGCACCACCAACCCCAACCGGCTGCGCCGGGTGGACAACTGGATCGTGGCCACCTGCGGCGACCTGCTGCGCGGCGCGCCCGACCCCCTCGTCGTCGACCTCGGCTACGGCGCGACGCCGGTGACCGCCGTGGAGCTGCGCGCCCGGCTCGCCGCCGGGGTGCGCACCGACGTACGGCTGGTCGGGCTGGAGATCGACCCGGCGCGGGTGGCCGCCGCCGAGCCGGCCGCCGACCCGCCGGGGCTCACCTTCGCCCGGGGCGGGTTCGAGCTGGCCGGACTGCGCCCGGTGCTGGTGCGGGCGTTCAACGTGCTGCGCCAGTACGACGAGAGCGAGGTCCCCGCCGCCTGGCGGACGATGACCGCCGCCCTGGCCCCCGGCGGGGTGCTGGTGGAGGGCACCTGCGACGAGCTGGGCCGGCTGGGCGGCTGGTTGCTGATCGACGCCGACGGGCCGCGCACGCTGACCCTGGCCGCCCGGCTCGCCACCCTGGAGAGCCCGGCCGAACTGGCGGAGCGGCTACCCAAGGCGCTGATCCACCGCAACGTCCCCGGCGAGCGGGTGCACGATCTGATCCGCGCCTTGGACGACGCCTGGCTGGCCGCGGCCGGCTACTCCCCGTTCGGCCCCCGGCAGCGCTGGCTGCGCGCCGTCCAGTCCCTCAAGAACGCCGGCTGGCCGATCCTCGACCGCCCCACCCGCTGGCGCCAAGGCGAGCTGACCATCCCCTGGCCCGCAGTAACCCCCCGCTAA
- a CDS encoding GH1 family beta-glucosidase, protein MTELRFPENFLWGAATAAYQIEGAARDDGRGPSIWDTFSRTPGKVHQGHTGDVACDHYHRYAEDVALMAELGLAAYRFSVAWPRIQPDGTGPVNPRGLDFYDRLVDALLARGIDPIVTLYHWDLPQSLGDRGGWTNRDTAEHFATYATAVHGRLGDRVNVWTTLNEPWCSAYLGYGNGVHAPGEQDAGAAFTAVHHLLLGHGLAARALRAAGARTVGITLNPADVRPADESSAADAAAVRLVDGLHNRIFLDPLLAGGYPEDVLEHVGRIVEPTFLRDGDEKLIAAPIDLLGVNYYQPTYVAGRPDGAGGGGAYPGTDGAVEFLPPTGPLTDMGWMVEPAGLTRLLERIATDYPGVPLLITENGAAYPDKPGTESPDGPGQVVDTDRIAYLDGHLRAAHEAISRGVDLRGYLVWSFLDNFEWAEGYRRRFGIVHVDYLTQRRTPKSSARWYQEVISRNGL, encoded by the coding sequence GTGACGGAACTCCGATTTCCCGAGAACTTCCTCTGGGGCGCCGCCACCGCGGCCTACCAGATCGAGGGCGCGGCCCGCGACGACGGTCGCGGCCCGTCCATCTGGGACACCTTCAGCCGTACGCCGGGAAAGGTCCACCAGGGGCACACCGGGGACGTCGCCTGCGACCACTACCACCGCTACGCCGAGGACGTGGCGCTGATGGCCGAGTTGGGGCTCGCCGCGTACCGCTTCTCGGTCGCCTGGCCGCGCATCCAGCCCGACGGCACCGGGCCGGTCAACCCCCGCGGGTTGGACTTCTACGACCGGCTGGTGGACGCCCTACTGGCCCGAGGCATCGACCCGATCGTGACGCTCTACCACTGGGACCTGCCGCAGAGCCTGGGTGACCGGGGCGGCTGGACCAACCGCGACACGGCCGAGCACTTCGCCACCTACGCGACTGCGGTGCACGGCCGGCTGGGCGACCGCGTCAACGTCTGGACCACCCTCAACGAGCCGTGGTGCTCGGCCTACCTCGGCTACGGCAACGGCGTGCACGCCCCCGGGGAGCAGGACGCGGGGGCCGCCTTCACCGCCGTGCACCATCTGCTGCTCGGGCACGGCCTGGCGGCCCGGGCGCTGCGCGCGGCCGGCGCACGCACCGTCGGCATCACCCTCAACCCGGCCGACGTACGCCCCGCGGACGAGTCCAGCGCCGCGGACGCCGCGGCGGTCCGGCTGGTCGACGGGCTGCACAACCGGATCTTCCTGGACCCGCTGCTCGCCGGCGGTTACCCGGAGGACGTGCTGGAGCACGTCGGCCGGATCGTCGAGCCGACGTTCCTGCGGGACGGGGACGAGAAGCTGATCGCCGCACCCATCGACCTGCTGGGCGTCAACTACTACCAGCCGACCTACGTGGCGGGGCGGCCGGACGGCGCCGGGGGCGGCGGCGCGTACCCGGGCACCGACGGCGCGGTGGAGTTCCTTCCGCCCACCGGGCCGCTCACCGACATGGGCTGGATGGTGGAACCGGCCGGGCTGACCCGCCTGCTGGAACGGATCGCGACCGACTACCCGGGCGTGCCGCTGCTGATCACCGAGAACGGCGCCGCCTACCCGGACAAGCCGGGCACGGAGTCTCCGGACGGCCCCGGCCAGGTCGTCGACACCGACCGGATCGCCTACCTGGACGGCCACCTGCGCGCCGCACACGAGGCGATCTCCCGGGGGGTGGATCTCCGGGGTTATCTCGTATGGTCGTTCCTGGACAACTTCGAGTGGGCGGAGGGCTACCGCAGGCGGTTCGGGATCGTGCACGTCGACTACCTGACCCAGCGCCGCACACCGAAGTCCAGCGCCCGGTGGTACCAGGAGGTGATCTCCCGGAACGGGCTGTGA
- a CDS encoding GNAT family N-acetyltransferase yields MPEPLIRTATPDDAPAVVALRALVYPYLVRGEASTRHMIAEPPAGEEWTAFVAEVDDQVVGWVSAYLNIRTSEPGFGEVSLLHVHPDHRRRGIGDALLGEALRHLRPLGVRRVRTWALSEALPFARRHGFTPSRELRYSALDLRPAPPMPTAPPGVRLLPFAELDPHRLYRAEIATAADEPGDVASDTISYETWQHDVWHNLGLDKAASTAAELDGDLVAFSVVKRDGDRMWSDFTGTLPGHRGRGLAGLAKRAALHRAAAGGVRVAYTSNDEANAPMLAINERLGYRAVAAQWSCLAELT; encoded by the coding sequence ATGCCTGAGCCACTGATCCGCACCGCCACGCCCGACGACGCGCCGGCCGTGGTGGCGCTGCGCGCACTCGTCTACCCGTACCTCGTGCGGGGGGAGGCGTCGACCCGACACATGATCGCCGAACCGCCCGCCGGCGAGGAGTGGACGGCGTTCGTCGCCGAGGTCGACGACCAGGTGGTGGGCTGGGTGTCGGCGTACCTGAACATCCGCACCTCCGAGCCCGGCTTCGGCGAGGTCTCGCTGCTGCACGTGCACCCCGACCACCGACGCCGGGGCATCGGCGACGCGTTGCTGGGCGAGGCGCTGCGGCACCTCCGCCCCCTCGGCGTACGCCGGGTCCGCACCTGGGCGCTGTCGGAGGCGCTGCCCTTCGCCCGCCGGCACGGCTTCACGCCGAGCCGGGAGCTGCGCTACTCGGCGCTCGACCTGCGCCCGGCGCCGCCGATGCCGACGGCTCCCCCGGGCGTACGGCTGCTGCCCTTCGCCGAGCTGGACCCGCACCGGCTGTACCGGGCCGAGATCGCGACGGCCGCCGACGAGCCGGGCGACGTCGCCTCCGACACGATCAGCTACGAGACGTGGCAGCACGACGTCTGGCACAACCTCGGCCTGGACAAGGCCGCCAGCACGGCCGCCGAACTGGACGGCGACCTGGTCGCGTTCAGCGTGGTCAAGCGGGACGGCGACCGGATGTGGTCGGACTTCACCGGGACCCTGCCCGGGCACCGCGGGCGTGGCCTCGCCGGACTGGCCAAGCGGGCCGCCCTGCACCGGGCAGCCGCCGGCGGGGTGCGGGTCGCGTACACGTCGAACGACGAGGCGAACGCGCCGATGCTGGCGATCAACGAGCGGCTCGGTTACCGGGCGGTGGCCGCCCAGTGGTCCTGCCTCGCCGAGCTGACCTGA
- a CDS encoding carbohydrate ABC transporter permease, with protein sequence MSRLWRASPLTYGALVLAALTSIFPIYWMFVVASRSSDAMGQVPPPLTPGGNLGANISRLFANTDAYFLTGLINSAIVATTVTVSVVFFSSLAGFAFAKLRFRGRNALLLVIIATMMVPTQLGVIPLYLMMTKLSWNDRLPAVIVPALVTGFGVFMMRQYAGQAVSDELIEAARVDGCGTARIWWNVVMPALRPAAAVLGLLTFMTTWNDFLWPYAVLNDPENPTVQLSLRALSDGYYQDMSQVFTGTAIATLPLLLVFVLFGRQIIGGIMEGAVKA encoded by the coding sequence ATGAGCCGCCTGTGGCGGGCCAGCCCGCTGACGTACGGGGCCCTGGTCCTCGCCGCGCTCACCTCGATCTTCCCGATCTACTGGATGTTCGTGGTGGCCAGCCGCTCCAGCGACGCGATGGGCCAGGTGCCGCCCCCGCTCACGCCGGGCGGCAATCTCGGCGCGAACATCAGCCGCCTCTTCGCCAACACGGACGCCTACTTCCTGACCGGTCTGATCAACTCGGCCATCGTGGCGACCACGGTGACCGTGTCGGTGGTGTTCTTCTCCAGCCTGGCCGGGTTCGCCTTCGCCAAGCTGCGCTTCCGGGGCCGCAACGCGCTGCTGCTGGTGATCATTGCGACCATGATGGTGCCCACCCAGCTCGGCGTGATCCCGCTCTACCTGATGATGACCAAGCTGAGCTGGAACGACCGGCTGCCCGCCGTGATCGTCCCCGCGCTCGTCACCGGGTTCGGGGTGTTCATGATGCGGCAGTACGCCGGCCAGGCGGTCAGCGACGAGCTGATCGAGGCCGCCCGCGTGGACGGCTGCGGCACGGCACGGATCTGGTGGAACGTGGTCATGCCGGCGCTGCGTCCGGCCGCGGCGGTGCTCGGGCTGCTCACCTTCATGACCACCTGGAACGACTTCCTCTGGCCGTACGCTGTGCTCAACGACCCGGAGAACCCGACCGTTCAGCTCTCCCTGCGGGCCCTGTCCGACGGCTATTACCAGGACATGTCGCAGGTGTTCACCGGGACGGCCATCGCGACGCTGCCCCTGCTTCTGGTCTTCGTCCTGTTCGGCCGCCAGATCATCGGCGGGATCATGGAAGGTGCGGTCAAGGCGTGA
- a CDS encoding SDR family oxidoreductase, with amino-acid sequence MTSVAIVTGASSGIGAATARRLAAEGFHVLAAARRTDRLADLVAEITADGGHATAVACDVTSDASVAALAEAAAAAPGPVTLLVNNAGGARGLDPVESGSVGDWQWMYDVNVLGTLRVTQALLPALVASGAGTIVIVSSTAGFTVYEGGGGYTAAKHAQTAIAGTLRLELSGRPVRVVEIDPGMVKTDEFSLVRFDGDAERAEAVYAGVPEPLVADDVADCIAFCATRPHHVNVDRLVVRPLAQAAQHKVHRVGQ; translated from the coding sequence ATGACCTCAGTCGCCATCGTCACCGGAGCCTCCAGCGGGATCGGTGCCGCCACCGCCCGCCGACTCGCCGCCGAAGGGTTCCACGTGCTCGCCGCGGCCCGGCGTACCGACCGGTTGGCCGATCTGGTCGCCGAGATCACCGCCGACGGTGGCCACGCCACGGCGGTGGCCTGCGACGTCACCTCGGACGCGTCGGTCGCGGCGCTGGCCGAGGCCGCCGCGGCCGCACCCGGGCCGGTGACGCTGCTGGTCAACAACGCCGGCGGCGCACGCGGCCTGGACCCGGTGGAGTCCGGGTCCGTGGGCGACTGGCAGTGGATGTACGACGTGAACGTGCTCGGCACCCTCCGGGTCACCCAGGCCCTGCTGCCGGCGCTGGTGGCGTCCGGTGCCGGCACCATCGTGATCGTCTCCTCGACCGCCGGTTTCACCGTGTACGAGGGCGGCGGCGGCTACACCGCGGCCAAGCACGCCCAGACCGCGATCGCCGGCACCCTGCGGCTGGAGCTGTCCGGGCGCCCGGTGCGGGTCGTCGAGATCGACCCGGGGATGGTGAAGACCGACGAGTTCAGCCTGGTCCGGTTCGACGGCGACGCCGAGCGGGCCGAGGCGGTCTACGCCGGCGTGCCCGAGCCGCTGGTCGCCGACGACGTGGCCGATTGCATCGCCTTTTGCGCCACGCGCCCGCACCACGTCAACGTGGACCGGCTGGTGGTGCGCCCGCTGGCGCAGGCGGCGCAGCACAAGGTGCACCGGGTCGGGCAGTGA
- a CDS encoding LacI family DNA-binding transcriptional regulator gives MTTAQRPTLEEVARRAGVSRATVSRVVNGSTTVAEPIREAVHRAVAELGYVPNLAARSLVTQRTDSVALVMPEAATRVFSDDQVFPGIIRGVSQELEAADKQLVLMLAGSPAGHARVERYTTGRHVDGVLFASLHGADPLPGTLARLGIPVVCSGRPLGDVPVPYVDVDHVGGVTAAVRHLVAGGRRRIATIAGPQDMVAGIERLTGYREAMAEAGLPQRVATGDFTRESGAAAMRHLLAEDPELDAVFAASDLMAHAALRTLREAGRRVPDDVAVIGFDDIETAAYTEPPLTTVRQPIQEIGRQMTRQLLRIAAGETVEPSLMLPTELILRDSA, from the coding sequence ATGACGACGGCGCAGCGGCCGACGCTCGAAGAGGTGGCCCGGCGGGCCGGGGTCTCCCGGGCCACCGTCTCACGGGTGGTGAACGGCTCCACCACGGTCGCCGAGCCGATCCGGGAGGCGGTCCACCGGGCGGTGGCCGAGCTGGGCTACGTGCCGAACCTCGCCGCCCGCAGCCTGGTCACCCAGCGGACCGACTCGGTCGCGCTGGTCATGCCCGAGGCGGCCACCCGGGTCTTCTCCGACGACCAGGTCTTCCCCGGCATCATCCGGGGCGTCAGCCAGGAGTTGGAGGCCGCCGACAAGCAGCTGGTGCTGATGCTGGCCGGTTCGCCGGCCGGGCACGCCCGGGTGGAGCGGTACACCACCGGACGGCACGTCGACGGCGTGCTGTTCGCCTCGCTGCACGGCGCCGACCCGCTGCCCGGCACGCTCGCCCGGCTGGGCATCCCGGTGGTGTGCAGCGGCCGGCCGCTCGGCGACGTCCCGGTGCCGTACGTGGACGTCGACCACGTCGGCGGGGTCACCGCGGCGGTACGACACCTGGTGGCCGGCGGCCGGCGGCGGATCGCCACGATCGCCGGCCCGCAGGACATGGTCGCCGGCATCGAACGGCTCACCGGCTACCGGGAGGCGATGGCCGAGGCCGGGCTGCCGCAGCGGGTCGCGACCGGGGACTTCACCCGCGAGTCCGGGGCGGCGGCGATGCGGCACCTGCTCGCCGAGGACCCGGAGCTCGACGCCGTCTTCGCCGCGTCCGACCTGATGGCACACGCCGCGCTGCGTACGCTGCGCGAGGCCGGCCGGCGGGTTCCGGACGACGTGGCGGTGATCGGCTTCGACGACATCGAGACGGCCGCCTACACCGAGCCGCCGCTGACCACCGTCCGGCAGCCGATCCAGGAGATCGGCCGGCAGATGACCCGGCAGCTGCTCCGGATCGCGGCCGGTGAGACCGTCGAGCCGTCGCTCATGCTCCCCACCGAGCTGATCCTGCGCGACTCCGCCTGA
- a CDS encoding UDP-N-acetylmuramate dehydrogenase → MSDVYAQPTTGADRADVSALAGYTTLRMGGPAGRIVTATSADEIVRAVRDAGARGDAVLVLAGGSNVVIGDDGFPGTVVLVRSRGLRVVAEDADTVTVRVEAGEPWDDLVAATVANGWSGLECLSGIPGSTGATPIQNVGAYGQEVAETITGVEAYDRVEDTTSRIAAADCGFAYRGSIFKYRDRWVVLSVDFRLSRSPLSGPVRYAELARALGVEVGDRVPLADARAAVRALRAGKGMVLDPTDPDTRSVGSFFTNPVLDRAAFDLLRERAADLGEPPSWPGAGDVVKVSAAWLIDKAGYGKGYPGPGGAAISRKHTLALTNRSGRASTADLVALAREIRDGVKTRFGVTLHPEPVLINTTI, encoded by the coding sequence GTGTCAGACGTCTACGCCCAGCCGACAACCGGAGCCGACCGAGCCGACGTGAGTGCCCTGGCCGGCTACACCACTCTGCGCATGGGCGGTCCCGCCGGCAGGATCGTGACCGCGACCAGCGCCGACGAGATCGTGCGCGCGGTGCGGGACGCCGGCGCCCGGGGTGACGCCGTGCTCGTCCTGGCCGGCGGCAGCAACGTGGTGATCGGTGACGACGGCTTCCCCGGCACGGTGGTCCTGGTCCGGTCACGGGGCCTGCGGGTGGTCGCCGAGGACGCCGACACCGTGACCGTACGGGTCGAGGCCGGCGAGCCGTGGGACGACCTGGTCGCCGCCACCGTCGCCAACGGCTGGTCCGGGTTGGAGTGCCTCTCCGGCATCCCCGGCTCCACCGGCGCCACCCCCATCCAGAACGTCGGCGCGTACGGCCAGGAGGTCGCCGAGACCATCACCGGCGTCGAGGCGTACGACCGGGTCGAGGACACCACCAGCCGGATCGCCGCCGCCGACTGCGGCTTCGCCTACCGGGGCAGCATCTTCAAGTACCGCGACCGCTGGGTGGTGCTGTCGGTCGACTTCCGCCTCAGCAGGTCCCCGCTCTCCGGGCCGGTGCGCTACGCCGAGCTGGCCCGTGCGCTGGGCGTCGAGGTGGGGGACCGGGTTCCGCTCGCCGACGCCCGGGCGGCCGTACGCGCACTGCGCGCCGGCAAGGGCATGGTGCTCGACCCGACCGACCCCGACACGCGCTCGGTCGGCTCGTTCTTCACGAACCCCGTGCTCGATCGGGCGGCGTTCGACCTGCTGCGCGAACGCGCCGCCGACCTGGGGGAGCCGCCGTCCTGGCCGGGCGCCGGCGACGTGGTGAAGGTCAGCGCCGCGTGGCTGATCGACAAGGCCGGCTACGGCAAGGGTTACCCGGGGCCGGGCGGGGCCGCGATCTCCCGCAAGCACACGCTGGCGCTGACCAACCGCAGCGGCCGGGCGAGCACGGCCGATCTGGTCGCCCTGGCCCGCGAGATCCGCGACGGCGTCAAGACCCGCTTCGGCGTGACCCTCCACCCCGAACCCGTCCTCATCAACACCACGATCTAA
- a CDS encoding O-acetyl-ADP-ribose deacetylase, which produces MEITLVEGDITTQRVDAIVNAANSSLLGGGGVDGAIHRRGGPAILEECRALRASRYGKGLPTGQAVATTAGKLPARWVIHTVGPVWSATEDRSALLRDCYANSLRVADELGAATVAFPLVSAGIYGWPVEDAVRQALGVLGAATPARVTEARLVLFGAETLRVAERVRAG; this is translated from the coding sequence GTGGAGATCACCCTGGTCGAGGGGGACATCACCACCCAGCGCGTCGACGCGATCGTCAACGCGGCCAACTCGTCGCTGCTCGGCGGTGGCGGCGTGGACGGCGCGATCCACCGCCGGGGCGGGCCGGCCATCCTGGAGGAGTGCCGGGCGCTGCGCGCCTCCCGGTACGGCAAGGGGCTGCCCACCGGCCAGGCGGTCGCCACCACCGCGGGGAAGCTGCCCGCCCGCTGGGTGATCCACACCGTCGGGCCGGTCTGGTCGGCGACCGAGGACCGCTCGGCGCTGCTGCGGGACTGCTACGCCAACAGTCTGCGGGTGGCCGACGAGCTGGGCGCGGCGACCGTCGCGTTTCCGCTGGTCTCCGCGGGCATCTACGGCTGGCCGGTCGAGGACGCCGTCCGGCAGGCGCTCGGCGTGCTCGGGGCGGCCACGCCGGCACGGGTGACCGAGGCGCGGCTGGTGCTCTTCGGCGCCGAGACGCTCCGTGTTGCCGAGCGGGTGCGCGCCGGCTGA
- a CDS encoding ABC transporter substrate-binding protein produces MGVIPRRRLAAVALVAATALFATTACGGDDAGEDGPITLTVDVFGQFGYEQLYQEYMAAHPGVKIVERGTGSNLDEYSPKLTQWLAAGKGAGDVVAIEEGLLVEYKANPGNFVNLLDHGAAELKGNFLEWKWNQGLTADGKQLIGLGTDVGGIAMCYRKDLFAKAGLPTERDEVSKLWPTWQDYIATGEKFKAANTGAAFLDGATNTFNTILLQTAGNTTGYSYYDTGNNLVVDSNPAVKQAYDTTMDIIDSGLSGKYGSWSEEWVSAFKQSKFATIACPAWMTGVIEGNAGPAAKDKWDIAKVPGNGGNWGGSFLAVPKQSKHQAEAIELAKFLTSAKGQIGAFKAKGPLPSSPQALDDPAIANATNAYLSGAPVGQIFAAGAKSLKPVYMGPKNQAVRTEVENAVRTVDLGQRSPEQGWTDAVTNAKKAADK; encoded by the coding sequence ATGGGTGTCATTCCGCGCCGCCGCCTCGCGGCGGTGGCCCTCGTCGCCGCGACCGCCCTGTTCGCCACCACCGCCTGCGGCGGTGACGACGCGGGCGAGGACGGTCCGATCACGCTGACCGTCGACGTGTTCGGCCAGTTCGGCTACGAGCAGCTCTACCAGGAGTACATGGCCGCCCACCCCGGCGTGAAGATCGTCGAGCGGGGCACCGGCAGCAACCTCGACGAGTACTCGCCGAAGCTGACCCAGTGGTTGGCCGCCGGCAAGGGCGCCGGAGACGTCGTCGCCATCGAGGAGGGGCTGCTCGTCGAGTACAAGGCCAACCCGGGCAACTTCGTCAACCTGCTCGACCACGGCGCCGCCGAGCTCAAGGGCAACTTCCTGGAGTGGAAGTGGAACCAGGGGCTGACCGCCGACGGCAAGCAGTTGATCGGGCTCGGCACCGACGTCGGCGGCATCGCGATGTGCTACCGCAAGGACCTCTTCGCCAAGGCCGGTCTGCCGACCGAGCGTGACGAGGTGTCCAAGCTCTGGCCGACCTGGCAGGACTACATCGCCACCGGCGAGAAGTTCAAGGCCGCGAACACCGGGGCCGCGTTCCTGGACGGGGCCACCAACACCTTCAACACGATCCTGCTCCAGACCGCCGGCAACACCACCGGCTACAGCTACTACGACACCGGCAACAACCTGGTCGTCGACAGCAACCCGGCGGTGAAGCAGGCCTACGACACCACGATGGACATCATCGACTCCGGCCTCTCCGGCAAGTACGGCTCCTGGTCGGAGGAGTGGGTCTCCGCGTTCAAGCAGTCGAAGTTCGCCACCATCGCCTGCCCCGCGTGGATGACCGGCGTCATCGAGGGCAACGCCGGCCCCGCCGCCAAGGACAAGTGGGACATCGCCAAGGTGCCCGGCAACGGCGGCAACTGGGGCGGGTCGTTCCTCGCCGTGCCGAAGCAGAGCAAGCACCAGGCCGAGGCGATCGAGCTGGCCAAGTTCCTCACCAGCGCGAAGGGCCAGATCGGCGCGTTCAAGGCCAAGGGCCCGCTGCCCTCGTCGCCGCAGGCCCTCGACGACCCGGCCATCGCGAACGCGACCAACGCGTACCTGTCGGGGGCCCCGGTCGGGCAGATCTTCGCCGCCGGCGCGAAGAGCCTGAAGCCGGTCTACATGGGCCCCAAGAACCAGGCCGTGCGCACCGAGGTGGAGAACGCGGTACGCACCGTCGACCTGGGCCAGCGAAGCCCCGAACAGGGCTGGACCGACGCGGTGACCAACGCGAAGAAGGCCGCCGACAAGTAG